Proteins from a single region of Acidianus ambivalens:
- a CDS encoding MMPL family transporter yields MNRKLVIVLWIIGILIAILLSSQSSNYLNYNENTTIPSSYPAAKAQELLSEYFHGGNVNNSIDVVLINSTPQEVYKAVKIIDEIDGVCKTESIINAYLAYDEILGKEINYTGYKIIEENKGNISSQELKEEISQYLHIPIYYTCLFNVSPQNLLTRNETVFFLITPPAQFTSTYEAKNVSVIFVYTKYCPNYNFKNGTYPDGVISCQIQSKLSKCGFDNFYLTGPAPLVQELSGSESQRQAITFALVFIALLLITGIYFRSVIAPIITLSIIALSVIFGMAIVTLVGKFYHPVDFQVIEPMISVLLGIGTDYSVFLLSRFKEELSKGRNKEEAMEISVKTSGKAILISGSAVTLVFLSLSFIPYLHTWGLTIGFSVPITVLIAVSLLPIIYGKMGSRIFWPSHLSFYENKSLGNIARITMRKPKTTLAISVIIGLIALAFILSIPLSLDFTSGLPNIPAVKGLKILENAFGQSFVNPVLIVFNESKTVMNSTYVNTSLLIQIAKIEENISKLSGVKQVIGPVPCNFNGTITPEILHQIRENLGTNNKTLLVTVIMNYGTYTQQAQKLVLTIQKIVNPYHGYVGGTTASVIDALDYLLPYYEMLIIILPIILVISLAVFLRSIKISIGAVGTILLSITLSLAIIYLFFRSANGILFFIPITIFVLMIGLGNDYSIFILTRVKEEIEKERSIESIVRAISISAGAVTALGVILAASFGVLAIDPIKPIAELGIGIAIAALLDTFIIRIFIYPAILKIALKLNETIKRK; encoded by the coding sequence ATGAATAGAAAATTGGTTATAGTACTATGGATAATAGGAATTTTAATTGCTATACTATTATCTTCACAATCATCAAATTATCTAAATTATAATGAAAACACAACAATACCCTCCTCTTATCCTGCAGCAAAAGCCCAAGAACTACTTTCAGAATATTTTCACGGAGGAAACGTTAACAATTCTATCGACGTAGTTCTAATAAATTCCACTCCTCAAGAGGTTTACAAGGCTGTAAAAATAATTGACGAAATAGACGGAGTTTGTAAAACTGAAAGTATAATAAATGCTTATCTAGCATATGATGAAATACTAGGCAAGGAAATAAATTATACCGGATATAAGATAATTGAGGAGAATAAAGGAAATATATCCTCTCAAGAATTAAAAGAAGAAATATCTCAATATCTTCATATTCCCATTTACTATACTTGCCTTTTTAATGTGTCTCCTCAAAACTTATTAACTAGAAATGAGACAGTCTTCTTCCTAATAACTCCTCCAGCACAATTTACATCAACTTATGAAGCAAAAAACGTTTCAGTAATTTTTGTTTACACAAAATACTGTCCAAATTATAATTTTAAGAATGGCACATATCCAGATGGCGTAATTTCTTGCCAAATACAAAGTAAACTAAGTAAGTGTGGTTTTGATAATTTTTACTTAACCGGACCTGCTCCCTTAGTTCAAGAGTTGAGTGGCTCAGAAAGCCAGAGACAAGCAATAACTTTTGCCTTAGTTTTTATAGCGCTTCTATTAATTACTGGAATATACTTTAGAAGTGTGATAGCTCCAATAATAACTCTTTCAATCATAGCACTATCGGTAATTTTCGGAATGGCAATTGTAACACTTGTAGGAAAATTCTATCATCCAGTAGATTTCCAGGTTATTGAACCAATGATTTCAGTACTTTTAGGTATAGGAACAGACTATAGTGTTTTCCTCCTAAGTAGGTTTAAAGAAGAACTGTCAAAAGGAAGGAATAAAGAAGAAGCAATGGAAATTTCTGTAAAAACGTCTGGGAAAGCAATATTAATAAGCGGAAGTGCTGTAACCCTAGTCTTCCTTTCCTTATCGTTTATTCCATATTTGCATACTTGGGGATTAACTATTGGTTTTTCGGTACCAATAACTGTATTAATTGCAGTAAGTTTATTACCAATAATATATGGAAAAATGGGTAGTAGGATCTTCTGGCCTTCTCATTTGTCATTCTATGAAAACAAGTCACTTGGAAATATAGCTAGAATAACAATGAGAAAACCAAAGACTACTTTAGCAATTTCAGTAATTATAGGGCTAATAGCCTTAGCTTTCATATTAAGTATACCGTTATCATTAGATTTTACCTCAGGTTTACCTAACATACCTGCAGTGAAAGGATTAAAAATCCTAGAAAACGCGTTTGGACAATCGTTTGTAAATCCTGTCTTAATAGTTTTTAATGAATCGAAGACTGTTATGAATTCTACTTACGTCAATACCTCATTGCTTATTCAAATAGCAAAGATAGAGGAAAATATCTCAAAGCTAAGCGGAGTAAAGCAGGTCATAGGCCCAGTACCTTGTAACTTTAACGGGACTATAACTCCAGAGATTTTACACCAAATCAGAGAAAATCTAGGAACAAACAACAAGACCTTATTAGTTACAGTAATAATGAATTACGGGACTTACACACAACAAGCCCAAAAACTTGTATTAACTATTCAAAAAATTGTTAACCCTTATCATGGCTATGTTGGCGGAACGACTGCATCAGTGATAGACGCATTAGACTATTTATTACCATATTATGAGATGTTAATAATAATTTTACCAATAATTTTAGTAATATCGTTAGCAGTCTTCTTAAGATCAATTAAAATCTCAATCGGCGCAGTGGGTACTATATTACTTAGTATAACTTTATCATTAGCGATAATTTATTTGTTCTTTAGATCGGCTAACGGCATCCTATTCTTTATTCCAATTACAATATTCGTTCTAATGATAGGATTAGGTAATGATTATAGCATATTCATATTAACAAGAGTAAAAGAAGAAATAGAAAAGGAAAGAAGTATAGAAAGCATAGTAAGGGCAATTTCAATATCTGCGGGAGCAGTGACTGCTCTAGGCGTCATATTAGCGGCATCATTTGGAGTCCTAGCAATAGATCCTATAAAACCAATAGCAGAATTAGGAATAGGAATTGCAATAGCTGCTCTTCTCGATACTTTTATTATAAGAATATTTATATATCCTGCTATATTAAAAATTGCATTAAAGTTAAACGAAACTATAAAGAGAAAATAA
- a CDS encoding glycosyltransferase family 4 protein: MRITVNTQTPPIRFRLSYKDIVEKYGELDLPLDISTLSSEDYYISVGGVARMMLGLIDKFGGKAKWVALGPGYPPYVKMNNIDVYFVDLDPKSLGGYTRFKEGIYNESHGIARYNLNGRDYIDYATYNWLSAQKLLELYSDTDVYFINDFQQLLIGGIIGPSAPAVLWYHIPFVPEMLNEKLRNFLIRSFEGFDAVIVSTKRDLEGLVRTGAKVKVKQIYPYIDPSYYNTNVNKSDVENVERKFGINDDDKVVLVVARMDPIKSQDVAIQAIKNLDVKLVLAGDGSFTSKSLGHDKASIWSRKLRELARDLKIENKVIFTGYVSDEELMALYKRANAVALPSRIEGFGLTVCEGWLFKKPVVVSKGAGVSELVIDGGNGYTFRTYEEMAEGISKALKEEDKLGSLGYETVKKCLIDNEFDSIKAVLEEAASEY, encoded by the coding sequence ATGAGAATTACTGTCAACACTCAAACACCTCCTATTAGATTTAGGTTAAGCTATAAAGATATCGTAGAAAAATACGGTGAATTGGATTTACCTTTAGATATTTCTACGTTGAGTTCCGAAGACTACTATATTTCTGTAGGCGGAGTAGCTAGAATGATGTTAGGCTTAATAGATAAATTTGGAGGTAAGGCTAAGTGGGTAGCCCTAGGCCCAGGATACCCTCCTTATGTTAAGATGAATAATATTGACGTTTACTTTGTTGATTTAGATCCTAAATCTTTAGGTGGTTATACTAGGTTTAAAGAAGGTATATATAATGAATCGCATGGTATAGCTAGATATAACCTTAATGGTAGAGATTATATTGACTACGCTACATATAACTGGCTATCTGCACAGAAATTACTTGAGTTGTATTCTGATACAGACGTATATTTTATTAATGATTTTCAACAATTATTAATAGGAGGAATAATTGGACCTTCGGCCCCGGCAGTTTTATGGTACCACATACCTTTTGTTCCGGAAATGCTTAATGAAAAGTTAAGGAATTTCCTTATTAGGTCTTTTGAAGGGTTTGATGCAGTAATAGTAAGTACTAAAAGAGATCTTGAAGGTCTAGTAAGAACTGGAGCTAAAGTAAAAGTTAAGCAGATATACCCGTACATAGATCCTTCGTATTATAATACTAATGTAAATAAATCTGACGTTGAAAATGTTGAGAGGAAATTTGGAATTAATGATGATGATAAAGTAGTTTTAGTTGTAGCAAGAATGGATCCTATAAAAAGTCAGGATGTAGCAATTCAAGCTATTAAAAACCTTGACGTAAAACTTGTTTTAGCAGGAGATGGTAGCTTTACTAGTAAAAGTCTAGGTCATGATAAAGCTAGTATATGGAGTAGAAAATTAAGAGAACTAGCTAGGGATCTAAAGATAGAGAATAAAGTAATCTTTACCGGTTACGTGAGTGATGAAGAACTAATGGCATTATATAAAAGGGCTAATGCCGTTGCGTTGCCTTCAAGAATTGAAGGATTTGGATTAACTGTATGTGAAGGCTGGCTTTTTAAGAAGCCAGTTGTGGTAAGCAAAGGTGCTGGCGTAAGTGAATTAGTAATAGATGGAGGTAATGGTTATACATTTAGAACTTATGAAGAGATGGCAGAAGGAATATCTAAGGCATTGAAAGAAGAAGATAAACTTGGGAGTTTAGGCTATGAAACTGTGAAAAAATGCCTAATCGATAATGAATTCGATAGTATAAAAGCGGTCTTAGAAGAGGCTGCTTCAGAATATTAA
- a CDS encoding universal stress protein, with amino-acid sequence MFEKILVAYDGSEHSKKALDVAIDLAKRYSSEVYVVEAVDETIFETVGVLPPLSAIEEMEKKAKKDIDEAVKKATQNGVKAVGEVLSGDPATAILEYANKNDIKLIIMGSRGLSRFKRILLGSVSSRVVQESKIPVIVVK; translated from the coding sequence ATGTTTGAGAAAATATTAGTTGCATACGATGGATCTGAGCATAGTAAGAAGGCTTTAGATGTTGCAATAGATTTAGCAAAAAGATATAGCTCAGAAGTCTACGTAGTTGAAGCTGTAGATGAAACGATATTTGAAACTGTAGGTGTCCTTCCGCCTCTTTCTGCGATTGAAGAGATGGAAAAGAAAGCCAAGAAAGATATAGATGAGGCTGTTAAGAAGGCTACTCAAAATGGAGTAAAAGCAGTAGGTGAGGTTTTAAGCGGAGATCCGGCAACGGCAATTCTAGAATATGCAAATAAGAATGATATAAAGCTTATAATAATGGGTAGCAGAGGCTTATCAAGGTTCAAGAGAATACTTTTAGGTAGCGTGTCTTCAAGAGTTGTTCAAGAATCTAAGATTCCAGTAATTGTTGTCAAATAA
- the queC gene encoding 7-cyano-7-deazaguanine synthase QueC yields the protein MCSVSGALILNPKNYDKIERKFAEILKNAEDRGRDSFGIIVVQSDGTTKSVKSLGRPSEQEEKLYDILDEKSRVIIANNRAEPTTEFVNKKTEKDIQPFEGERFIVTHNGIIANDKELEKKFGVKRESNIDTAVIPPILDKFWKGDLPTLKDLLSEIRGSFAFIIADKKNPNKIYIAQNFKPVYMMYDYELGAIFFTSLDDYFSQNPLDKVNITKLEPYSIVSVDSNLKIEKIDLIKPKDKKKVLVIASGGLDSTVAATYLLKQGHEITLLHFNYRHKAEEKEREAVRKISEYLQVPYIEIDTDLFKIIGHTTLLKGGGEIVKERQGEEGAEFAHEWVPARNLIFFSVALAIAEAYGFDAIASGINLEEAGAYPDNEMEFVRLFSKLSPYATGPNKKIEVMMPVGNLVKHEIVKLGVEIGAPLHLTWSCYEGGEKHCGKCGPCYMRKIAFKINGLKDPVEYEN from the coding sequence ATGTGCAGTGTTTCTGGAGCTTTAATACTTAACCCTAAAAATTACGACAAAATAGAAAGAAAATTTGCAGAAATCTTAAAAAATGCTGAAGATAGAGGAAGAGACAGTTTCGGCATAATTGTAGTCCAATCCGATGGAACTACTAAGTCAGTAAAATCCTTAGGAAGACCTTCAGAACAAGAAGAGAAACTTTACGATATTCTAGACGAAAAAAGCAGAGTAATAATAGCTAATAATAGAGCAGAACCGACCACAGAGTTCGTTAATAAAAAAACAGAAAAAGATATACAACCATTTGAAGGAGAAAGATTCATAGTTACTCATAATGGTATTATTGCTAACGATAAAGAGCTTGAAAAGAAATTTGGCGTAAAGAGAGAGAGTAATATAGATACTGCAGTTATACCTCCTATTTTAGATAAGTTTTGGAAGGGTGATTTGCCTACATTGAAAGATTTACTTTCAGAAATTAGAGGAAGTTTCGCTTTTATTATAGCTGATAAGAAAAACCCAAATAAAATCTATATTGCACAGAATTTTAAGCCGGTTTATATGATGTATGATTACGAATTAGGAGCAATATTCTTTACATCCCTAGATGATTACTTTTCTCAAAACCCATTAGATAAGGTGAATATAACAAAACTTGAGCCATATTCTATCGTGTCAGTAGATTCTAATTTAAAAATTGAAAAGATTGACCTTATAAAGCCAAAAGATAAGAAGAAAGTACTTGTAATCGCTAGCGGAGGATTAGATTCTACAGTAGCAGCGACTTACTTACTTAAGCAGGGACATGAAATAACGCTTTTGCATTTCAATTATAGGCATAAAGCAGAAGAAAAGGAAAGAGAAGCTGTAAGAAAAATTTCTGAATATCTACAAGTTCCATATATAGAAATAGATACTGATTTGTTCAAAATAATAGGACACACAACATTATTAAAAGGTGGTGGAGAAATAGTCAAAGAGAGGCAAGGAGAAGAAGGAGCAGAATTTGCTCACGAATGGGTACCTGCTAGAAATCTCATATTCTTTTCAGTTGCCTTAGCTATAGCAGAGGCTTATGGTTTTGATGCAATAGCTTCTGGAATTAATCTAGAGGAAGCTGGAGCTTACCCAGATAATGAAATGGAATTTGTAAGACTGTTTTCTAAACTATCGCCCTACGCAACTGGACCTAATAAAAAGATAGAGGTTATGATGCCAGTAGGTAATCTAGTTAAACATGAAATAGTGAAACTTGGAGTAGAAATAGGTGCACCTTTACACTTAACTTGGAGCTGTTATGAAGGAGGAGAAAAACATTGCGGAAAATGCGGACCTTGCTACATGAGAAAAATAGCCTTTAAGATTAATGGATTGAAGGACCCAGTAGAATACGAAAATTAA
- a CDS encoding nucleotidyltransferase family protein — protein sequence MKAVILAGGYGKRLRPLTDDKPKPLIEIAGKPILEWQILWLKSFGITSFIILAGYKKEVLVEWVTKNKARLGIECLFSMEEEPLGTGGAIYQVKSFLNEDFIAVNGDILTNLDIRELKQVDETAIASISLVPLRSPYGVVQTEGDKIIKFVEKPVLKDYWINAGVYFLKSSIFEYLPEKGDIERITFPTLAEKGLLRGKKFENVYWRSIDSVKDVEEASNEIPQVFNFE from the coding sequence ATGAAAGCCGTTATTTTAGCTGGCGGTTACGGTAAAAGATTAAGACCATTAACTGATGATAAACCTAAGCCTTTAATAGAAATAGCAGGAAAACCAATTTTAGAATGGCAAATTTTATGGCTCAAAAGTTTTGGAATAACTTCCTTCATTATCCTTGCAGGATATAAAAAAGAAGTCTTAGTTGAATGGGTTACTAAAAATAAAGCCAGGTTAGGGATTGAATGTCTATTTAGCATGGAAGAAGAGCCTTTAGGTACTGGAGGTGCAATATATCAAGTTAAATCTTTCCTAAATGAGGACTTTATTGCAGTAAATGGAGATATTCTTACAAACTTGGATATAAGGGAATTAAAGCAAGTAGATGAAACTGCTATAGCATCAATTTCTCTCGTACCCCTAAGAAGTCCTTATGGTGTAGTGCAAACAGAGGGTGATAAAATTATAAAATTCGTGGAAAAACCCGTATTGAAAGATTACTGGATTAACGCAGGAGTATATTTCTTAAAATCTAGCATATTCGAATATCTACCTGAAAAAGGCGACATAGAAAGAATAACTTTCCCTACATTAGCAGAAAAAGGCTTGCTTAGAGGTAAAAAATTCGAGAATGTGTATTGGAGATCAATAGACTCCGTAAAAGATGTTGAAGAGGCTTCTAATGAAATTCCTCAAGTATTCAACTTTGAATAA
- a CDS encoding methylated-DNA--[protein]-cysteine S-methyltransferase, translated as MIVYGLYKSPLGDITVAKSEKGFVMLDFCNCVEKNSLDNDAFSDFFEKLDKYFEGKEVDLREPLDINVNPFRLSVFKEVMKIPWGKTKTYGEIAKILGTSPRAVGIALSKNPVLLIIPCHRVISEKGLGGYSRGIELKKKLLELEGIKI; from the coding sequence ATGATTGTTTATGGCTTATATAAAAGCCCTTTAGGAGATATTACTGTAGCTAAAAGTGAAAAAGGATTTGTTATGCTAGATTTTTGTAATTGTGTAGAGAAGAATTCTCTAGATAATGATGCTTTCTCAGATTTTTTTGAAAAACTAGATAAATATTTTGAAGGAAAGGAAGTAGACTTAAGAGAACCATTAGATATTAATGTTAATCCGTTTAGGTTAAGTGTATTTAAGGAAGTTATGAAGATACCTTGGGGCAAAACTAAAACCTATGGAGAAATTGCTAAAATCTTAGGTACATCTCCTAGAGCTGTGGGAATTGCGTTATCTAAAAATCCAGTTCTCTTAATTATACCCTGTCACAGGGTAATTTCTGAGAAAGGACTAGGAGGTTATTCAAGAGGAATCGAATTAAAGAAAAAGCTTTTAGAACTTGAAGGAATAAAAATATGA
- the thrS gene encoding threonine--tRNA ligase: MEEYKGVWLKGGIILAFNLLADGKKAVAVGLGERDFYVDVEMDSSMSLAEAKKYAKEGNYEIKIEGKKAKAGNYEVSLESDVTPSGNPKYFEILNISVHHPTPDKQYVRIRGVAFETEEQLKDYMNWLKKASETDHRILGEKMDLFSFPEEAGPGLVLYHPKGQIIRNELIDYMKEINASMGYQEVYTTHVYRTILWKISGHYEMYKDKMLIFTHDDEELGIKPMNCPAHILIYKSRTRSYKDLPIRFSEFGNVYRWEQKGELYGLLRVRGFTQDDGHVFLREDQLENEVKMLISKTLEVLAKFGFKGDDVRINLSTRPDESIGTDEQWEKATNALVNALRSLNLKYQVKEKEGAFYGPKIDFDIRDSLGRWWQLSTIQVDFNLPERFKLEYVDKDGSKKRPVMVHRAIYGSIDRFLAILLEHFKGKLPTWLSPVQVRILPINPEVREYAEKVLSKLVSIKIRAEIDSEEETLSKRIKKAYDDGVPYILIIGKKEAESNSVTIRARGNIEVKGVPLDKCVDAISKEIQNRDLTNTAIEKVKQ, translated from the coding sequence ATGGAAGAGTACAAAGGAGTTTGGCTAAAAGGAGGAATAATATTAGCGTTCAATCTTTTAGCTGACGGTAAGAAAGCAGTTGCTGTAGGTTTAGGAGAAAGAGACTTCTACGTAGATGTAGAAATGGATAGCTCAATGAGCTTAGCTGAAGCTAAAAAATACGCAAAAGAAGGAAATTACGAAATAAAAATTGAGGGAAAGAAAGCAAAGGCAGGAAATTATGAAGTTTCTTTAGAAAGTGATGTTACTCCTTCTGGAAATCCCAAGTATTTTGAAATTTTAAACATCTCAGTTCATCACCCAACTCCAGACAAACAATACGTTAGAATAAGGGGAGTAGCTTTCGAAACTGAAGAGCAACTTAAAGATTACATGAATTGGCTAAAGAAGGCATCTGAGACCGATCATAGAATTTTAGGAGAAAAAATGGATTTATTTAGCTTCCCTGAAGAAGCGGGACCTGGTCTAGTCCTATATCATCCTAAAGGTCAGATAATTAGGAATGAATTAATTGATTATATGAAGGAAATAAACGCCTCAATGGGATATCAGGAAGTATATACTACGCACGTTTATAGAACGATTTTATGGAAAATAAGTGGACATTATGAAATGTATAAGGATAAAATGCTAATCTTTACTCACGATGATGAAGAGCTAGGAATAAAACCAATGAATTGTCCTGCTCACATATTAATTTATAAATCAAGAACCAGAAGCTATAAAGACCTTCCAATTAGGTTTTCAGAATTTGGAAACGTTTATAGGTGGGAACAAAAAGGTGAATTATACGGTTTATTAAGAGTTAGAGGATTCACTCAAGACGATGGTCACGTCTTTCTAAGAGAAGATCAGCTAGAAAATGAGGTTAAGATGCTAATTAGTAAAACTTTGGAAGTATTAGCTAAATTTGGATTTAAAGGAGATGATGTAAGAATCAATTTGTCCACAAGGCCGGATGAGAGCATAGGTACTGACGAACAATGGGAAAAGGCAACTAATGCTTTAGTTAATGCGTTGCGTTCTCTAAATTTGAAATATCAAGTGAAAGAGAAGGAAGGAGCGTTTTATGGACCTAAAATAGACTTTGATATAAGAGATAGTTTAGGAAGATGGTGGCAATTATCTACGATTCAAGTAGACTTCAACTTACCTGAAAGATTTAAACTAGAGTACGTAGATAAGGATGGAAGTAAGAAAAGGCCAGTAATGGTTCATAGAGCAATATACGGTTCAATAGATAGGTTCTTGGCAATACTTCTAGAACACTTTAAAGGAAAATTACCCACGTGGCTATCACCAGTTCAAGTTAGAATATTGCCAATTAATCCAGAAGTCAGAGAATATGCAGAAAAAGTCTTATCTAAGCTAGTCTCTATAAAAATTAGGGCAGAAATAGACTCAGAAGAGGAAACCCTCTCAAAGAGAATTAAAAAAGCTTACGATGATGGAGTTCCTTACATTTTAATAATAGGTAAAAAAGAAGCAGAAAGTAATTCAGTAACAATTAGAGCTAGAGGTAATATAGAAGTAAAAGGAGTACCTTTAGATAAATGCGTGGATGCAATATCAAAAGAAATACAAAATAGGGATTTAACAAATACTGCCATAGAGAAGGTAAAGCAATGA